In Rhodospirillum rubrum ATCC 11170, a genomic segment contains:
- the murG gene encoding undecaprenyldiphospho-muramoylpentapeptide beta-N-acetylglucosaminyltransferase codes for MNASMPRDGALLVNAPLHIALAAGGTGGHVFPAEALAGELIRRGHKLTLITDKRGHVYGGTLGLLDTKRILAGGVAGRGVIGRLRGMIELAMGSLQAYGLLRRLRPDVVVGFGGYASVPTMLAAIRLKLPTVVHEQNAVPGRANRLLAARVSRYAVSFARAERPRGARPVVVGMPVRPSVLALRGEGYDAPRPGLDFRLLITGGSQGARVFATLVPQALALLSPAHRARLRVTQQCRPEDIEAVRATYEAQGIDALLSAFFSDLPERLRDAHLVICRSGASTVGELAALGRPAILVPFPHAIDDHQTANARGLDEVGGGWLMPQAALTPQALAERLGELMDDPDVLVRAAQCARGAGVPDAAVRLADLVSATADHRVPEMPPKEISA; via the coding sequence ATGAACGCCTCGATGCCCCGCGACGGCGCCCTGCTGGTCAATGCGCCGCTCCATATCGCCCTGGCGGCCGGCGGAACCGGCGGCCATGTCTTCCCGGCCGAGGCCCTGGCCGGGGAATTGATCCGCCGCGGCCATAAGCTGACGCTGATCACCGACAAGCGCGGCCATGTCTATGGCGGCACCCTGGGTCTGCTCGACACCAAGCGCATCCTGGCCGGTGGCGTCGCCGGGCGGGGCGTGATCGGCCGCCTGCGCGGCATGATCGAACTGGCGATGGGCAGCCTTCAAGCCTATGGCCTGCTGCGCCGGCTGCGCCCCGATGTCGTCGTCGGCTTTGGCGGCTATGCCTCGGTGCCGACCATGCTGGCGGCGATCCGCCTGAAACTGCCCACCGTCGTCCACGAGCAAAACGCCGTGCCCGGCCGGGCCAACCGCCTGCTCGCCGCCCGCGTCAGCCGCTATGCGGTGTCCTTCGCCCGGGCCGAGCGGCCGCGCGGCGCCCGGCCGGTGGTCGTCGGCATGCCGGTGCGGCCCTCGGTTCTGGCCTTGCGCGGCGAAGGCTATGACGCGCCGCGCCCGGGCCTGGACTTCCGCCTGCTGATCACCGGCGGCAGCCAGGGCGCCCGGGTCTTCGCCACCCTGGTTCCCCAGGCCCTGGCCCTGTTGTCGCCCGCCCACCGCGCCCGGTTGCGCGTGACCCAGCAATGCCGGCCCGAGGACATCGAGGCGGTGCGCGCGACCTATGAGGCGCAAGGCATCGACGCCCTGCTCTCGGCCTTCTTCTCCGATCTGCCCGAACGCCTGCGCGACGCCCATCTGGTGATTTGCCGCTCGGGCGCCTCGACGGTCGGCGAACTGGCCGCCCTGGGACGCCCGGCGATCCTGGTGCCCTTTCCCCATGCCATCGACGACCACCAGACCGCCAATGCCCGCGGCCTGGACGAGGTTGGCGGCGGCTGGCTGATGCCCCAAGCGGCCCTGACCCCGCAAGCCCTGGCCGAACGCCTGGGCGAATTGATGGACGATCCCGACGTGCTGGTCCGCGCCGCGCAGTGCGCCCGGGGCGCGGGCGTGCCCGATGCCGCGGTGCGGCTGGCCGATCTGGTGAGCGCGACCGCAGACCATCGGGTGCCCGAGATGCCCCCCAAGGAGATTTCCGCATGA
- the murB gene encoding UDP-N-acetylmuramate dehydrogenase: MIALRAPTPLIDRLPAVRGRLSADVALAPVTWFRVGGPAEAMFKPADAQDLADFLAGRPRDVAVRVIGVASNLLVRDGGVPGVVIRLGRAFTGVEVVGETLVCGASALDATVAKVAEAAGLAGLEFLSGIPGTLGGALRMNAGAHLREMADIVVLATAVDGLGQSHTLTPAQMGFSYRACALPEDWIFTGCVLAGRPDERGAIAARMEALRQAREASQPLRARTGGSTFANPDPDLSGGRRAWELIDAAGCRGLRLGGAQVSEKHCNFLINTGEATAADLEALGETVRRRVMDTSGVALRWEIKRIGIGLDGLSAGENG, translated from the coding sequence ATGATCGCCCTGCGCGCGCCAACCCCGCTGATCGACCGACTGCCCGCCGTGCGCGGACGGCTGAGCGCCGATGTCGCCCTCGCCCCCGTCACCTGGTTTCGCGTCGGCGGTCCGGCCGAGGCGATGTTCAAGCCGGCCGACGCCCAGGATCTGGCCGATTTCCTGGCCGGCCGCCCCCGCGATGTCGCGGTGCGAGTGATCGGCGTCGCCTCGAACCTGTTGGTGCGCGACGGCGGGGTGCCGGGCGTGGTCATCCGCCTGGGCCGGGCCTTCACCGGGGTCGAGGTCGTCGGCGAAACCCTGGTCTGCGGCGCCTCGGCCCTCGACGCCACGGTCGCCAAGGTCGCCGAGGCCGCCGGTCTGGCCGGGCTGGAATTCCTCTCGGGGATTCCGGGAACCCTGGGCGGGGCCCTGCGCATGAACGCCGGCGCCCACTTGCGCGAGATGGCCGATATCGTCGTTTTGGCCACCGCCGTCGATGGCCTTGGCCAGAGCCACACCCTGACCCCGGCCCAGATGGGATTTTCCTATCGCGCCTGCGCCCTTCCCGAGGACTGGATCTTCACCGGCTGCGTCCTGGCCGGCCGGCCCGATGAGCGGGGCGCCATCGCCGCCCGCATGGAGGCCCTGCGCCAAGCCCGCGAGGCCAGCCAGCCGCTGCGGGCGCGCACCGGCGGATCGACCTTCGCCAATCCCGACCCCGACTTGTCGGGGGGACGGCGGGCCTGGGAGTTGATCGACGCCGCCGGTTGCCGGGGCCTGCGGCTGGGCGGCGCCCAGGTCAGCGAAAAGCACTGCAATTTCCTGATCAACACCGGCGAGGCGACGGCGGCGGATCTGGAAGCCCTGGGCGAGACCGTGCGGCGCCGGGTCATGGACACCTCGGGGGTCGCCCTGCGGTGGGAAATCAAGCGAATCGGGATCGGTCTTGACGGCCTTTCCGCGGGAGAAAACGGATGA
- the ftsA gene encoding cell division protein FtsA — MPRDAISKDTPTAARTRRKDHRAAPPRRQRGGLITALDVGTTKIACFIAREEEDGALRVLGVGHHRSRGMRNGQVANMDEVELSVRAAVDAAEQMANERISSVVVNVSGGQPHSTRVEVEMSIAGHEVRGNDVRRIQAYGRGLHTSADRELVHCIPVSYAIDGTEGVLDPRGMFGQSLGVSIHLVSAAAGPLRNLSTVVERCHLDIEDKVVSPYASGLACLVEDEKQMGVTVIDLGGGTTSIAVFHEGHVVHTEMIPVGGLHVTNDIAKGLTTPVANAERLKTIHGSCSVSPADTREILRVPLVGEDDEATANEVPRSMLVQIIRPRIEETFELVRGRLEASGFDKVGGRLVVLTGGGSQLQGVRELAEVILDRQVRPGRPQRIRGLADSTSGPAFATCAGMLRYAVQHQVETPDTDPTADETVATGALGRFARWWKDNF; from the coding sequence ATGCCTAGAGACGCCATCAGCAAAGACACCCCCACCGCGGCCCGGACGCGGCGGAAGGATCACAGGGCGGCCCCGCCCCGACGCCAGCGCGGCGGGTTGATCACCGCCCTTGACGTGGGAACCACCAAGATCGCCTGCTTCATCGCCCGCGAGGAAGAGGACGGCGCGTTGCGCGTGCTCGGCGTCGGCCATCACCGGTCGCGCGGCATGCGCAACGGTCAGGTGGCCAATATGGACGAGGTCGAGCTGTCGGTTCGCGCCGCCGTCGACGCCGCCGAGCAGATGGCCAACGAGCGCATCTCCAGCGTCGTCGTCAACGTCAGCGGCGGCCAGCCCCATTCGACCCGGGTCGAGGTCGAGATGTCGATCGCCGGCCACGAGGTGCGCGGCAATGACGTGCGCCGCATCCAGGCCTATGGCCGGGGCCTGCATACCTCGGCCGACCGCGAGTTGGTCCACTGCATTCCGGTGTCCTACGCCATCGACGGCACCGAGGGCGTGCTCGACCCGCGCGGCATGTTCGGCCAGAGCCTGGGGGTGTCGATCCATCTGGTATCGGCCGCCGCCGGACCGTTGCGCAATCTGTCGACCGTTGTCGAGCGCTGCCACCTCGATATCGAGGACAAGGTGGTCAGCCCCTATGCCTCGGGTCTCGCCTGTCTGGTCGAGGACGAGAAGCAGATGGGGGTGACGGTCATCGACCTCGGCGGCGGCACCACCTCGATCGCCGTTTTCCACGAGGGCCATGTCGTCCACACCGAGATGATCCCGGTGGGCGGACTGCATGTGACCAACGATATCGCCAAGGGCTTGACGACCCCGGTCGCCAATGCCGAACGGCTCAAGACCATTCATGGCAGTTGCTCGGTCTCGCCCGCCGACACCCGCGAGATCCTGCGGGTGCCGCTGGTCGGCGAGGACGACGAGGCGACCGCCAACGAAGTGCCCCGCTCCATGTTGGTGCAGATCATCCGCCCGCGCATCGAAGAGACCTTCGAACTGGTGCGCGGCCGCCTGGAAGCCAGCGGCTTCGACAAGGTCGGCGGACGGCTGGTCGTGCTGACCGGGGGGGGAAGTCAATTGCAGGGGGTTCGCGAGCTGGCCGAGGTCATCCTCGACCGCCAGGTGCGCCCCGGTCGGCCGCAACGGATCCGGGGGCTGGCCGACAGCACCTCGGGACCGGCTTTCGCGACCTGCGCCGGGATGCTGCGCTATGCGGTTCAGCATCAGGTCGAAACCCCCGATACCGATCCGACCGCCGATGAGACGGTCGCGACAGGAGCCCTGGGCCGGTTCGCCCGCTGGTGGAAGGACAACTTCTAA
- a CDS encoding D-alanine--D-alanine ligase has protein sequence MSKRVTVLMGGFSTERAVSLNSGAAAGEALRQAGYAVTLLDVGRDVAAFIAALTQTRPDVVFNALHGRFGEDGAIQGILDIMALPYTHSGRLASAIAMDKPSAKLVFERFAIPVAPHVVADRASVLAETAMARPYVVKPLDQGSSVGVTIVTSETNDLPFSRDDWPYGRQVMVERFIPGRELTVGVMGDKALGVTEIVTDHRFYDYDAKYAQGGSRHIVPAPVAPEVFAQAQELSVLAHQALGCRGVSRADLRFDGETLYMLEVNTQPGMTDTSLVPEQALHAGISFPDLVTWLVETAQCDA, from the coding sequence ATGAGTAAGCGCGTGACCGTTCTGATGGGCGGCTTTTCGACCGAGCGTGCGGTGTCGCTAAACAGCGGCGCGGCGGCCGGCGAGGCCTTGCGTCAGGCCGGCTACGCCGTGACCTTGCTCGATGTCGGCCGCGATGTCGCCGCCTTCATCGCCGCCCTCACCCAAACCCGCCCGGATGTGGTGTTCAACGCCCTCCACGGCCGTTTCGGCGAGGACGGCGCCATCCAGGGCATCCTTGACATCATGGCCCTGCCCTATACCCATTCGGGCCGGCTGGCCAGCGCCATCGCCATGGACAAGCCCAGCGCCAAGCTGGTGTTCGAGCGCTTCGCCATCCCCGTCGCCCCCCATGTCGTCGCCGACCGCGCCAGCGTTCTGGCCGAAACCGCCATGGCCCGCCCCTATGTGGTCAAGCCCCTTGATCAGGGGTCGAGCGTCGGGGTGACCATCGTCACCAGCGAAACCAATGATCTGCCGTTTTCGCGCGACGACTGGCCCTATGGCCGTCAGGTGATGGTCGAACGCTTCATCCCCGGCCGCGAACTGACCGTCGGCGTCATGGGCGACAAGGCCCTGGGCGTCACCGAGATCGTCACCGACCACCGCTTCTACGACTACGACGCCAAATACGCCCAGGGCGGTTCGCGCCATATCGTGCCCGCCCCGGTCGCCCCCGAGGTCTTCGCCCAGGCGCAAGAGCTTTCGGTGCTGGCCCATCAGGCCCTGGGATGCCGGGGCGTCAGCCGCGCCGACCTGCGCTTCGACGGCGAAACCTTGTACATGCTCGAGGTCAATACCCAGCCGGGGATGACGGACACCTCGTTGGTCCCCGAGCAGGCCCTTCATGCCGGCATCTCCTTTCCCGATCTGGTCACCTGGCTCGTGGAGACCGCCCAATGCGACGCGTGA
- the ftsZ gene encoding cell division protein FtsZ, translating to MAIKITLPEGPETPHLKPRITVVGVGGAGGNAVNNMIDAELAGVDFVVANTDAQALCHSRTSRRIQLGTEATRGLGAGARPEVGRVAAEEAVEAIAGELQGANMVFITAGMGGGTGTGAAPVVASVARELGILTVGVVTKPFQFEGAHRMRLAEAGIDELAQFVDTLIIIPNQNLFRVANEKTTFADAFKLADDVLYSGVRSVTDLMINPGLINLDFADVRTVMQNMGRAMMGTGEAEGERRALEAAEAAIANPLLEDTSMRGARGVLINITGGTDVTLYEVDEAANRIRDEVESDAHIIFGSSLDPSLDGHIRVSVVATGINAEDVARLNGNDPGQAVRAVADPRPEARIVPEVKIARPAERSHAERIAAAVGAERAGLTAAKAALAGRPPLAGQPAAAYAAEGHDGAPAMVGKSAKAEKAVRLLESLVLEANAKKDAKAAIAGSAALARPELRPEPRPEPRPPVIAPRGALAPRLSRDTFIPSPAMEVNARGTAAMAAAQVPSYETRSSDRDVSRAGRLEAPEPEHEPARRPLMSREEEPIAAYRDDDLDPGEVYVDDVAYDPRPAREFRPALPEGARAAYQAQMRRATEDHPREEPRAPRVEKPSLLARITGLGGRSAGHEHRDGNPLLSAKTLSAQADDRPVASQPDDQLEIPAFLRRQAN from the coding sequence ATGGCTATCAAGATCACCCTACCCGAGGGACCGGAAACCCCTCACCTCAAGCCCCGCATCACCGTCGTCGGTGTCGGCGGAGCCGGCGGCAACGCCGTCAACAACATGATCGACGCCGAACTGGCGGGCGTTGATTTCGTCGTCGCCAATACGGACGCCCAGGCGTTGTGCCACTCGCGCACCAGCCGCCGCATCCAGCTTGGCACCGAGGCCACCCGCGGCCTGGGCGCCGGCGCCCGTCCCGAGGTGGGCCGCGTGGCCGCCGAAGAGGCGGTCGAGGCGATCGCCGGTGAACTCCAGGGCGCCAATATGGTGTTCATCACCGCCGGCATGGGCGGCGGCACGGGCACCGGCGCCGCTCCGGTGGTCGCCAGCGTCGCCCGCGAGCTGGGAATCCTCACCGTCGGCGTCGTCACCAAGCCCTTCCAGTTCGAAGGCGCCCACCGCATGCGCTTGGCCGAAGCGGGCATCGACGAGCTGGCCCAATTCGTCGATACGCTGATTATCATTCCGAATCAGAATCTATTCCGGGTGGCGAATGAAAAAACCACCTTCGCAGATGCCTTCAAATTGGCCGACGACGTGCTGTATTCGGGCGTGCGCAGCGTCACCGACCTGATGATCAATCCCGGTCTGATCAACCTGGACTTCGCCGACGTCCGCACGGTCATGCAGAACATGGGCCGGGCGATGATGGGCACCGGCGAGGCCGAGGGCGAGCGTCGGGCGCTGGAGGCCGCCGAGGCCGCCATCGCCAATCCGCTGCTCGAGGACACCTCGATGCGCGGCGCGCGCGGCGTGCTGATCAACATCACCGGCGGCACCGATGTGACCTTGTACGAGGTCGACGAGGCGGCCAACCGCATCCGCGACGAAGTGGAAAGCGACGCCCATATCATCTTCGGCTCCAGCCTGGATCCGAGCCTGGATGGCCACATCCGGGTTTCCGTCGTCGCCACCGGCATCAACGCCGAGGACGTGGCCCGGCTGAATGGCAATGACCCGGGTCAGGCGGTGCGCGCCGTGGCCGATCCCCGGCCCGAAGCCCGCATCGTTCCCGAGGTGAAGATCGCCCGCCCGGCCGAGCGCAGCCATGCCGAACGCATCGCCGCCGCGGTTGGCGCCGAGCGCGCCGGCCTGACCGCCGCCAAGGCCGCCCTGGCGGGGCGTCCGCCGCTCGCCGGTCAGCCGGCGGCGGCCTATGCCGCCGAGGGTCACGACGGCGCTCCGGCGATGGTCGGCAAATCGGCCAAGGCCGAGAAGGCGGTCCGCCTGCTCGAGTCCCTGGTTCTCGAAGCCAACGCCAAGAAGGACGCCAAGGCCGCCATCGCCGGTAGCGCGGCGCTGGCCCGCCCCGAACTCCGTCCCGAGCCGCGCCCCGAGCCCCGTCCCCCGGTCATCGCCCCCCGGGGAGCCTTGGCGCCGCGTCTCAGCCGCGACACCTTCATCCCCTCGCCGGCGATGGAAGTGAACGCCCGCGGCACCGCCGCCATGGCCGCCGCCCAGGTGCCGTCCTATGAAACCCGCTCAAGCGACCGCGATGTGTCCCGCGCCGGTCGTCTCGAGGCCCCCGAACCGGAGCATGAGCCGGCCCGTCGCCCGCTGATGAGCCGTGAGGAAGAGCCCATCGCCGCCTATCGCGACGACGACCTCGACCCGGGCGAGGTTTATGTCGATGACGTGGCCTATGATCCCCGCCCGGCCCGGGAGTTCCGTCCCGCCCTGCCGGAAGGGGCCCGCGCCGCCTATCAGGCGCAGATGCGCCGGGCGACCGAGGACCATCCCCGCGAGGAGCCGCGTGCTCCGCGCGTCGAGAAGCCCAGTCTGCTTGCCCGCATCACCGGCCTGGGTGGCCGTTCGGCGGGGCATGAGCACCGCGATGGCAATCCCTTGCTGTCGGCCAAGACGCTCTCCGCCCAGGCCGACGACCGTCCGGTCGCCTCTCAGCCCGATGACCAGTTGGAAATCCCGGCGTTTCTGCGCCGTCAAGCCAACTAA
- the murC gene encoding UDP-N-acetylmuramate--L-alanine ligase: MRALPLDIGPLHFVGIGGIGMSGIAEVLHNLGYRVQGSDLSDNANVKRLRDLGIPIAIGHKAANLGDAQVVVISSAVKASNPEVMDARARFLPVVRRAEMLGELMRLKWSIAVAGTHGKTTTTSLVAQLLDAAGLDPTVINGGILNARGTNAYLGTGEWMVVEADESDGTFTKLPATISLVTNIDPEHLDFYGTFDKVREAFRAFIHNLPFYGFACMCIDHPEVQAMIPQLQDRKIITYGLSPQADIRGANVTLGPRGARFDVILTDRAGGGSRTIEGIRLPMYGRHNVLNALGAIGIAAEMGIDDAVIRDGLYHFEGVKRRFTRTGDAGGVTVIDDYGHHPVEIAAVLKAARDATEREVIAVVQPHRYSRLNSLFEDFCTCFNDADQVVVADVYAAGEQPIPGASKEALAEGLKVHGHKSVHVLTNEQALPELIARIAKPGDLVVCLGAGSISTWANALPKQLEAVQGRRRQTTLAGGAP, from the coding sequence ATGAGAGCCCTGCCCCTCGATATCGGCCCCTTGCACTTCGTGGGCATCGGCGGCATCGGCATGAGCGGCATCGCCGAGGTCCTGCATAACCTGGGCTACCGGGTTCAGGGCAGCGACCTGTCCGACAACGCCAACGTCAAGCGCCTGCGTGACCTGGGCATTCCCATCGCCATCGGCCATAAGGCCGCCAATCTGGGCGATGCCCAGGTGGTGGTCATCTCCTCGGCGGTCAAAGCCAGCAATCCCGAGGTCATGGACGCCCGCGCCCGCTTCCTGCCGGTGGTCCGCCGAGCCGAGATGCTGGGCGAGTTGATGCGCCTGAAATGGTCGATCGCCGTGGCCGGCACCCACGGCAAGACCACCACCACCTCGCTGGTCGCCCAGTTGCTCGACGCCGCCGGCCTCGATCCGACGGTGATCAACGGCGGCATCCTCAACGCGCGCGGCACCAACGCCTATCTCGGCACCGGCGAATGGATGGTGGTCGAGGCCGACGAGAGCGACGGCACCTTCACCAAGCTGCCGGCGACGATCTCGCTGGTGACCAACATCGACCCCGAGCACCTGGATTTCTACGGCACCTTCGACAAGGTGCGCGAGGCCTTCCGCGCCTTCATCCACAATCTGCCCTTCTATGGCTTCGCCTGCATGTGCATCGACCATCCCGAGGTGCAGGCGATGATCCCCCAGCTTCAGGACCGCAAGATCATCACCTATGGCCTGTCGCCCCAGGCCGATATTCGCGGCGCCAATGTGACCCTGGGGCCGCGCGGCGCCCGCTTCGACGTGATCTTGACTGACCGCGCCGGCGGCGGCAGCCGGACCATCGAAGGCATCCGCCTGCCGATGTATGGCCGCCACAACGTTCTGAACGCGCTGGGCGCCATCGGCATCGCCGCCGAGATGGGCATCGACGACGCGGTGATCCGCGATGGCCTGTATCACTTCGAAGGGGTCAAGCGCCGCTTCACCCGCACCGGCGATGCCGGCGGGGTGACGGTGATCGATGATTACGGCCACCACCCCGTCGAGATCGCCGCCGTTCTCAAGGCGGCGCGCGACGCCACCGAGCGCGAGGTCATCGCCGTCGTCCAGCCCCACCGCTACAGCCGCCTCAACAGCCTGTTCGAGGATTTCTGCACCTGCTTCAACGATGCCGATCAGGTGGTGGTCGCCGATGTCTATGCCGCCGGCGAGCAACCAATCCCCGGGGCGAGCAAGGAGGCCCTGGCCGAGGGCCTGAAGGTCCACGGCCACAAGAGCGTCCATGTGCTGACCAACGAACAGGCCCTGCCCGAATTGATCGCCCGCATCGCCAAGCCCGGCGATCTGGTGGTCTGCCTGGGGGCGGGCAGCATTTCCACCTGGGCCAACGCCCTGCCCAAGCAGCTTGAGGCGGTTCAGGGCAGGCGCCGTCAGACCACCCTGGCCGGGGGGGCGCCATGA
- a CDS encoding cell division protein FtsQ/DivIB, translating into MRRVSQPPPRPRHRRRRRRDVLPSLPRASMVFLIAGGVGMAYLAARTPALAGLIGLAPPPALGAPGSSVPPAGARDAGEGWGLGETARVLTRQGLVLRQVTVTGRDLTAGRDILGAIGVPQGGPLLAIDPETVRTRLEALPWVASARVERRLPDQVHVAITEREPMALWQHNGAFAVIDREGRAIAADPGRWRTLPLVVGAGAPGHAAELLNLLTSQPGIAERVKAATLIGERRWTLRLDSIENGLVVRLPEEDPSAALDQLVQIDARDHLLSKNLSVIDMRLPGRLVVRLAEDGPVDPEAEIAGGKPARGAPAGGQKPPPIVRKSEGRDA; encoded by the coding sequence ATGCGACGCGTGAGCCAACCACCGCCCCGTCCGCGCCACCGCCGCCGCAGAAGACGCGATGTCCTGCCCTCGCTGCCGCGCGCCAGCATGGTCTTCCTGATCGCCGGCGGCGTCGGCATGGCCTATCTGGCCGCGCGCACCCCGGCCCTGGCCGGGCTGATCGGCCTTGCCCCGCCGCCGGCCCTCGGCGCGCCCGGATCGAGCGTCCCTCCGGCCGGCGCCCGCGATGCCGGCGAAGGCTGGGGCCTGGGCGAAACCGCCCGGGTGCTGACCCGCCAGGGGCTGGTGCTGCGTCAGGTGACCGTCACCGGCCGCGATCTGACGGCCGGCCGCGATATCCTGGGCGCCATCGGCGTTCCCCAGGGCGGCCCCTTGCTGGCGATCGACCCCGAGACGGTGCGCACCCGCCTGGAGGCCCTGCCCTGGGTGGCCAGCGCCCGGGTCGAGCGCCGCCTGCCCGATCAGGTGCATGTGGCGATCACCGAGCGCGAGCCGATGGCGCTATGGCAGCACAATGGCGCCTTCGCCGTCATCGACCGCGAAGGCCGGGCGATCGCGGCCGACCCCGGCCGTTGGCGCACCCTGCCGCTGGTGGTCGGCGCCGGAGCGCCCGGGCATGCCGCCGAACTGCTCAATCTGCTGACCAGCCAGCCCGGGATCGCCGAGCGGGTGAAGGCCGCCACCCTGATCGGCGAGCGCCGCTGGACCCTGCGCCTGGACAGCATCGAAAACGGGCTGGTGGTCCGCCTGCCCGAGGAGGACCCCTCGGCCGCCCTCGACCAGCTCGTCCAGATCGACGCCCGCGATCACCTGCTGTCAAAGAACCTTTCGGTGATCGACATGCGCCTTCCCGGCCGGCTGGTCGTCCGGCTGGCCGAGGATGGGCCGGTCGATCCCGAGGCCGAGATCGCCGGCGGCAAGCCGGCGCGCGGCGCCCCCGCCGGGGGACAAAAACCCCCACCGATAGTTCGAAAGAGCGAGGGACGGGATGCCTAG
- a CDS encoding FtsW/RodA/SpoVE family cell cycle protein: protein MTMRVVTAPAEPPQGASHVAPSFTRMDTSVLGRWWWTVDRPMLGAVALLIAAGVFLILAAGPPAAGRIGAQTYHFVQRQFLFVPVAGVLVIAVSLLPVLWVRRIAVLLFALFMVLLLGTLFVSSDIKGASRWIAIGPFALQPSEFVKPTFAVVTAWMFASARTQDRFPGNLIAMLLMAVVGALLVAQPDFGMTMVVACVWGTQFFLAGLSLVWVVLLAAVGMIGAVIAYFALPHVQSRVDRFLDPASGDQYQIRQSMKAFMEGGLFGRGPGEGRVKEFLPDAHTDFIFAVAGEEFGLFLCLTIVALFAFLIIRSAIRLRREQNLFVLIAAGGLLTQLGLQALINMASSLSLIPTKGMTLPFISYGGSSLLSTAVAMGMVLALTRRRAHGERT from the coding sequence ATGACCATGCGCGTCGTCACCGCCCCGGCCGAACCGCCCCAGGGGGCAAGCCATGTCGCCCCCTCGTTCACGCGGATGGACACCAGCGTTCTTGGGCGCTGGTGGTGGACGGTCGACCGCCCGATGCTGGGCGCCGTCGCGCTGCTGATCGCCGCCGGGGTGTTCCTGATCCTGGCCGCCGGTCCGCCGGCCGCCGGTCGGATCGGCGCGCAGACCTATCACTTCGTCCAGCGCCAGTTCCTGTTCGTGCCGGTGGCCGGCGTGCTGGTGATCGCCGTTTCCCTGCTGCCGGTGCTGTGGGTGCGGCGCATCGCCGTTTTGCTGTTCGCCCTGTTCATGGTGCTTTTGCTCGGCACGCTGTTTGTCAGCAGCGACATCAAGGGCGCCTCGCGCTGGATCGCCATCGGTCCCTTCGCCCTGCAGCCCTCGGAATTCGTCAAGCCGACCTTCGCCGTGGTCACCGCCTGGATGTTCGCCTCGGCCCGCACCCAGGACCGTTTCCCCGGCAATCTGATCGCCATGCTTCTGATGGCGGTGGTCGGCGCCCTGCTCGTTGCCCAGCCCGATTTCGGCATGACCATGGTCGTCGCCTGCGTCTGGGGAACCCAGTTCTTCCTGGCCGGGCTGTCGCTGGTCTGGGTGGTGCTGTTGGCCGCCGTCGGCATGATCGGCGCCGTCATCGCCTATTTCGCCCTGCCCCATGTGCAAAGCCGCGTCGATCGCTTCCTTGATCCGGCCAGCGGCGACCAGTATCAGATCCGCCAGTCGATGAAGGCCTTCATGGAGGGCGGGTTGTTCGGGCGCGGGCCCGGCGAAGGCCGGGTGAAGGAATTCCTCCCCGACGCCCATACCGACTTCATCTTCGCCGTGGCCGGCGAGGAGTTCGGGCTGTTTTTGTGCCTGACCATCGTCGCCCTCTTCGCCTTTCTCATCATCCGCTCGGCCATCCGCCTGCGCCGCGAACAGAACCTGTTCGTGCTGATCGCCGCCGGCGGCCTGCTGACCCAGCTTGGCTTGCAAGCCTTGATCAACATGGCCTCCAGTCTCAGCCTGATCCCGACCAAGGGCATGACCTTGCCGTTCATCAGCTATGGCGGGTCGTCGCTGCTGTCGACCGCCGTGGCGATGGGCATGGTTCTGGCCCTGACCCGGCGGCGAGCCCATGGGGAGCGCACGTGA